Part of the Nicotiana sylvestris chromosome 2, ASM39365v2, whole genome shotgun sequence genome, ggtttgaagagaactcaaccAGAAGGATTccactcacaagataatttgcCAAATCCACTAACCAAGGCATCTCCTTCATAGAAATAGCCAAAAGTTTCTCATCGGGGAaagagtcattgatttcaaggccatcatgcggcctcccctcctcctcctaaCGAGACAAGTGgttcgccacttggttttcactccctTTTCGATCTTGGATGTCAATATCAGTCTCTTGCAATAGAAGTACCCATCTCATCAAACGGGAtttagaatctttcttgctcatgagATAACGAAGTACCACATGATCCATATAAACAATCACCtttgcacccatcaagtacgggcaaaacttttccatagcaaacacagaGGTAAGAAGCTCTTTCTCCGTAACGGCGTAGTTAACTTgggcactattcatggtcttCCTTGCATAATAGACTGGATGAAAGATCTTGTTGATGCGTGCCCCAAAATGCCCCTACCGCTACATTACTTCAATCACACATAAGCTCAAAAGGAACACTTAAATTTGGAGCGATAATGATGGGAATAGTATTCAACTTGAGCTTTAGTAACTCGAAAgctctcatgcaatcatcattgcaatggaacttggcatctttctccAAAAGCTTGCACAACGGGTTTACCACTTTAGAGAAGTCCTTGATGAACCGCCGGTAAAATCCCGCGTGGCCTAAGAAACTCCGCACGCctttgactgaagttggaggtggaagtttagaaatcacaTCAATCATTGCCTTGTCGACTTCAATACtattctttgagatcttatggccaaggacaatgccctcctcaaccatgaaatgacacttctcccaattgagcaccaaatttgtttcttcacatcttgccaacactttgtccaaatttgctagacaatcatcaaaagaatccccgacCGCAGAAAAAATCATCCATGGACTTCAAGAAAATACTCCACCATTTCTGTGAAGATaaccatcatacacctttgaaaagttgttggtgcattgcacaacccaaatggcatccacaagaatgcgaaagtaccataaggacatgtgaaagtagTCTTCTTTTGATCCTCCAaagcaataagaatttgattgtagccgaaatacccatcaaggaaacaatagaaagcgCAACCGGCaaacctatcaagcatttgatcaaggaagggaagtgggaaatgatccttccttgtgactttgttgatcttgcaatagtccatacacactctccacccggtcaccgttcttgtaggaatAAACTCATTCTTGTCATTGGTGACCACCGTCATGTCCCCTTTCTTTAGGACACATtgaaccggagaagtccacgaactatcggaaatggggtacacaacctcggcatccaaccacttgataacctcctTCTTGATGacctcttgcatggcttcattaAGTCTCatttgatgttcaatagatggtttgtCACCTTCCTCCAaattaatcttgtgcatgcaaaacgcgGGGCTTATCCCCTGAATATCCGCCAAAGTCTATCCAatagtcttcttcttcttttatagcACCGCCAAAGTGGAATCTACCTGCAcattagtcaaacaagaggaaataATAACCTATAAAGTAGAAgaaggaccaagaaattcatatcgaagatgtggaggcaatggcttcaatTACAAGATGGGAGGCTTCTCAACTAAAGGCTTTGTTGGAGGAGTGGTTCTATTCTCAAGGTCCAAGGACAATTTGCAGGGCTTATAAGAGTACGACCCCATTCCTTGAAAAGCATTCACACATTCCACATAACTCTCCATTTCTTCATCATCACAATTGAGCAAGACGGCCTCCAAAGTATCATCCACACTCATCATGGAATTTGTTTCATCAATAATTACATCGGTCACTAAGTCAACGAACAGGCACACCTCATTGCTATTGGGTTGCCTCATAGGCTTGCACACATGGAAAACCACCTTCTCATCACTAACCCGGAAAGTGAATTCTTCGACTTCAACATCAACTagagccttccccgtagcaaggaaagctTTCCCAAGAATGATCGGCACCTCATAATCGATCTTacaatcaagaatcacaaagtcCATCGGGAGGATGAATTTATTATCAACacgaaccaacacatcatcaataaatacccaatggtctcttcatggtATGATCCGCCATTTACAAACTCATAGATATGGGTCCTGGTTGCTCAATCCCTAAAgctttgaaaactgagtagggaatcaagttgatacttgccccaatATCACATAAAGCTTTAGCAAAGTTGGCACTTCCAATAGTATAAGGGATAGTGAAAGCGTCGGGATCTTCCAATTtaggagccattgagtgcacaattgcactcactttttgagtcatctttatagttttacaattcatcaacctcttctttatcaccaagtccttcatgaactttgcataaccCGGCATTTTCTCCAAAGCCTCAACCAATGGCACGTTGATAGATagactcttcatcatatcaatgaactttttgaattggttctcGCCATTTTGTTTGGCAATCCTTTGAGAGTATGGAAGAGGATACCTTGGCATTGGTACCTTATCCTTTGGAACTATCGGTTTCGGTATGTCATCAatgtgttccctagacaggttcacTTCCCCATGAGTCTCATACACATTGTcatcaatatcaattctcacctAATTATTTGCTTGCGCTTTATTTTCTGTGATCTCATCTTGTTGTACCATTTACTCATCATCCACAAGTTTCTTTTGACTTAAGGTGGTTGTATCCCCACCTTTTCCACTCTTTGTAGTAATGGCCATGGCATGTCCcatgttgttcccaccctttgggtttaccaccgtatcacttggtagtgcccccttaggacgagtgttCAAAGCTTTCGATATTTGCCCCAGTTGCACTTCCAAATTGTGAATTGAAGTGTTGTGAGAGACTAGTTGAGCATCGGAGTCAGAATTCTTATCCATCATTGTTTGAACATGTACTCAATTTGGTccatctcattgttggaagaacttgaACCTTAGGAAGGATAAGGAGGCGGGTTGCtcagttgttgatacatcgggggcctttgaaaaccccacccccgattgttgttgttgttccaccctccttggttgTTGCCTCCCTAATAGCTTTGATTATTtccactccaattgccttggttattttgatcattccaatttccttgatttttttgattgttccaattcccttggttgttaCCACCATTCCAATTACTTTGGTTGTTTgaattccaattcccttgatttcCTTGTGGTCAACATGTTGTTGATTCGGGCCTCGAttgttgtttctttgcccttggaaGTTATTCACATATTGTACCTCCTCTTCTTGTTCATTGTACGACTCATCTTGATGAAATCCACTATCATCTTGCACATAATTTTCAACACAATTTTGCACTTGAGGAcccttttgccttctcttgttta contains:
- the LOC138885058 gene encoding uncharacterized mitochondrial protein AtMg00860-like — its product is MIFSAVGDSFDDCLANLDKVLARCEETNLVLNWEKCHFMVEEGIVLGHKISKNSIEVDKAMIDVISKLPPPTSVKGVRSFLGHAGFYRRFIKDFSKVVNPLCKLLEKDAKFHCNDDCMRAFELLKLKLNTIPIIIAPNLSVPFELMCD